The genomic DNA ACACCTTCTTTCTTATAGTCAGAGAGTACCGGGTGCCTCGTTCTTGCACGCCCAACTGCAGGTTCGGCTTTGGATTCGAGACATGATCAAGATGATCTTCCGTGACTTCATCAATGCCGTGAAGGTACTTTGAATACAGATCTTGGGTCAAAACCAAGAGACTTCTGGGTTCCACCATCAAACTGAATTTTCTTCTCCCTTGCAAGCTATTATCCGACTGATCCTCGTCAAAATCGCGATAGAAATTGAGCACCGTATGCGAACCCAACGAGATGGTGGTGATCACAGGATGATACGAGTCCCCATCAAAATGAGGCATGATCCCTTGGCCGGGCAAGTATTCGTTCAATAAGACGTTGTTGGGTCGGTTTTCAGGCgtaaatgctttcaaattcatgatgTCGTCAATGTGATCCGTCAGCCATTTGGGAATGGGCGTGGGGGATAAGAGAGCCTAGAGAAGCAAACATTTGGTTTCGATAACCACACTCCTTTGATGAAGTTACCGCACACACTCACCTTTGCTGGGTCCGATTGCGTGCCAAAGTTGAGGAGGCGACGATTTGAGAGTTGTTGCCATTTGACCTTCGATATTTTGCTTATTTCGTGCAAGAGGTACTTCTCACGTTGGATCGTGATGAACTCCGGAATGTAGAAACCTAACTCAGGAATACCCTTTATAACATGATCTTGAAGATTGACTTGGGCCATCCTGAAAAAATAGGCATTACTCTTTAGTAATACAGACGAAATAATGCGAAAGTCATAGGTTTATTCATCTTGATGCGTGTAAATGGATTGATTTCGACGTTTGAGTTTCTTACTGGGCGTGGGTGCATCCCCAATGGAACGATCAACCTCGCCTTGAGTATCGATAATGAATGCACATTCTCCGTTGTCTGAGCTCTTGACCTCATCCACGGAATTCGAGGAAGCCGCTTCAAATTTCGGGGCTGGGAGAATCAAGGACTTTCTCAGCGGTTCACTTTTCTCGTCTTTGACATCATCaccatcgtcgtcgtcgtcgtcgtcatcatcatcatcatcatcccccAAAGGAATTTCATCCTCATTGATCGTGGTGGAGTTCAACTCCATGGGCACTTGGGATTGCTCCCGGATTTCTGATTGGGACATAAGCATGGCCACCGGGTTGGCGATTTGTAGCTTCTCCGTGAAGGCTACCGTTTGGGGATTGAGCTCGAATTCCGACTGACCGGTATGTCGCAAATCTCGGAGGCTCTCGTGCTCAGGATCAAAGGCGGGCGCGGATTTCTGAAAGTTCTTGGGGACCCGGAAATCCCCTTCAAAGAGGCGTTCCACGGCTTGAATCTCCTCCGCCGTGGGCTGGAAATCGTACCGATCGTTATAACCCGGCCCAGGCATGTGCTGGGTGCGGTTCGTGACGGAAAGGAGGTGATTGGTGGATTTGAGGATAGCCAACCAAGCCGGGTCGTATTCAAGAGGCACTTCCTCGTGCTCGATGTCCGAGCCCACGCTCAAAATCTGAAGAAACCGTCGTCGAGGTAAGCATTtgtccaaggccaagaacTTGGTGCTTTGACCGCCGTCATGCTCGATCACGGCCGCGTATTTACAATGCAAGTGACCCGAGAACCAATACTCAGGTTGAACGATGTCCAGAATTTCGCGAGCGGGTCGAGATCCCAGTTTGTGGGCCTGGACATCGTCCCGGAAATGGGGCTTGAATCGGAGGAGCTGCTCAAGATTGCCAAATTTATCGGCATCTTCCGGCCAATCATGACTCATTAGAATCTGCGGCGGATCCGGAGCCAACTGCTTCAAGCGAAACGCCTCCAAATTGCGGACATGATAAGCGCTCCTTTGCGTACTACGGTCATAAGGTGGGCGTTCAAAGTGGCCTTTGAGATAGTTGTGGCCGTTATAAATCCCGGATAATCCGCCAATCCGCACCCCGCCCACATTCAAAACCCCGGCATAACCTAGATAGTAGATATTGGGCGCCACCCAACCCCCATAGGGTAGTTCTTGCAAGACATTACTGGCTTCATGATTGCCGCCAATGAAGAGGGTCAGGATCGGCGCCACTTTTTCGCCCGAGTAGTACTTGTAGAACGAGCACATGTCCTTGTACTTGTCGGGGACGGCCATACATTGAAGATCCCGGAGATTGCGGACGGATTGAAAATCGCCGCAACACAGCAAGAGATCGATTTTCTGGCCCGTTTGAGCCTGACACTCGGCAATGGCGGCGTATGTCTCGTCCAGGGCCCCATGAGTGCAACCTTCAATGGCGATATGCATGTGGCCGAGAAAGGAGCGGTGACCggcggtcggtcggtcggtggaTCTTAAAAGAACGGGGAAAACGCGTGAAGGGAGATTTGTTCTGTCAACCACCGTTTtcgtgtttgttttgttttgattcgATGAATTTTGACAACAACGGAGGTTGAGTGAATATCAGAAAGAGGCCTAAGGGTGACGTCGGGGTCGATTAACATTAGAAGATTAGGCTGCTCAGAAGTACGTAGGTAGTAGAAAGGAGTAACAAACTGAtgccaaaaggccaaaagctTAAACCAAAGTGATGAGTTTAGAGGCAGGCTATCGTAAAATGGCAATCCCCAGAAATTAGTACTTGCCCAAAACTGCAGTGCTGAACCCCATTCAACCAAgattttgttggttttgaaCCAAGGTCGCCCATTCCATGAGTgcaaagaaataaagaaaaagtcATTGTATCATTAGACAAGCTGACTTGCTTTGGTATTTAAGATTCAGTTTTCAAATCTTGGCTTGTGC from Tigriopus californicus strain San Diego chromosome 1, Tcal_SD_v2.1, whole genome shotgun sequence includes the following:
- the LOC131883251 gene encoding uncharacterized protein LOC131883251, whose amino-acid sequence is MHIAIEGCTHGALDETYAAIAECQAQTGQKIDLLLCCGDFQSVRNLRDLQCMAVPDKYKDMCSFYKYYSGEKVAPILTLFIGGNHEASNVLQELPYGGWVAPNIYYLGYAGVLNVGGVRIGGLSGIYNGHNYLKGHFERPPYDRSTQRSAYHVRNLEAFRLKQLAPDPPQILMSHDWPEDADKFGNLEQLLRFKPHFRDDVQAHKLGSRPAREILDIVQPEYWFSGHLHCKYAAVIEHDGGQSTKFLALDKCLPRRRFLQILSVGSDIEHEEVPLEYDPAWLAILKSTNHLLSVTNRTQHMPGPGYNDRYDFQPTAEEIQAVERLFEGDFRVPKNFQKSAPAFDPEHESLRDLRHTGQSEFELNPQTVAFTEKLQIANPVAMLMSQSEIREQSQVPMELNSTTINEDEIPLGDDDDDDDDDDDDDGDDVKDEKSEPLRKSLILPAPKFEAASSNSVDEVKSSDNGECAFIIDTQGEVDRSIGDAPTPRWPKSIFKIML